A genomic segment from uncultured Marinifilum sp. encodes:
- a CDS encoding TolC family protein — MRTKQLIIGSVFSVLALTSLQSCFVAKKYQTPEIEIEDQYRNVSTNDSTTLASMPWKDLFTDPKLNTLISEALNSNLDLLMAVERVNAAEAYFKQGKMGYLPTISLSGNGGNYELSDNSYSGISAGGDGPNYETYQLNGTISWEADIWGKIRSNKRAYRASYLQSEASRRAIESSLVANMASTYFQLLALDAQVNLTRKTVTNRKESLKTMKSLKEAGQVTEAAVKQTEAQLYSTQILLIDLKQNVSLLENTISILLGRNAGKIDRGTLSEQQINTELNTGFPAQLLRNRPDVIAAEYGLINAFELSNVARSNFYPSISLSASAGFESIDFDDWFSSASIFSNLIGNLTQPVFNSRKIRSQYEAAKAGQTEAKYNFKKTLLTASKEVSDALYKYNTEKEKYQVRLQELEALQQAVVYSEQLLNNGYENTTYLEVLTARSNALNSEINTIDNKFQQLNSLVDLYLSLGGGWNKN; from the coding sequence ATGAGAACTAAACAACTTATAATAGGATCGGTATTTTCGGTACTTGCTTTAACAAGTTTACAATCTTGTTTTGTTGCAAAAAAATACCAAACTCCTGAAATAGAAATAGAGGATCAGTACAGAAATGTTTCAACTAACGATTCCACAACATTGGCAAGCATGCCTTGGAAAGACTTATTTACTGATCCTAAGTTAAATACACTTATTAGCGAAGCATTAAACTCCAACCTCGACTTACTAATGGCCGTAGAAAGAGTAAATGCAGCCGAAGCGTACTTTAAACAGGGAAAAATGGGCTATCTGCCTACTATTAGTTTAAGTGGCAATGGTGGAAATTACGAATTATCAGATAATAGCTACTCTGGCATTTCGGCTGGTGGAGATGGCCCAAATTACGAAACCTACCAATTAAACGGAACAATTTCGTGGGAAGCTGATATTTGGGGAAAAATAAGAAGTAATAAAAGAGCTTATCGCGCAAGCTATTTGCAAAGTGAAGCTTCCAGAAGAGCAATTGAAAGTTCCTTGGTTGCAAATATGGCTTCGACTTATTTCCAGCTACTGGCATTAGATGCGCAGGTTAATTTAACTCGCAAAACGGTAACCAATAGAAAAGAAAGTCTGAAAACCATGAAAAGTTTAAAAGAAGCCGGACAAGTTACTGAAGCAGCAGTAAAACAAACCGAAGCTCAGCTGTATAGCACCCAAATATTATTGATTGATTTAAAGCAAAATGTATCCTTGCTTGAAAATACCATCTCAATATTACTTGGTAGAAATGCTGGTAAGATCGATCGCGGAACTCTTTCTGAGCAACAGATTAATACCGAACTAAACACCGGTTTTCCTGCTCAATTACTAAGAAATCGTCCTGATGTAATAGCGGCCGAATATGGTTTAATAAATGCCTTCGAGCTAAGCAATGTAGCCCGAAGCAACTTCTACCCTAGCATTAGCCTTAGTGCCAGCGCTGGTTTCGAAAGTATCGATTTTGACGATTGGTTTAGTTCTGCTTCTATTTTTAGCAATTTAATTGGTAATCTTACACAGCCCGTATTTAATTCGAGAAAAATTCGTTCGCAATACGAAGCAGCAAAAGCAGGACAAACCGAAGCAAAATATAATTTCAAAAAAACTTTATTAACGGCCAGCAAAGAGGTTTCGGATGCACTATATAAGTATAATACCGAAAAAGAAAAATATCAAGTTCGATTACAGGAATTAGAAGCCTTGCAACAAGCGGTTGTATATTCTGAACAATTACTAAATAATGGCTACGAGAATACAACTTATCTTGAAGTATTAACCGCTCGAAGCAACGCTCTTAACTCAGAAATTAATACAATTGACAATAAGTTTCAACAACTAAATTCTTTGGTAGATTTATATTTATCCTTAGGCGGTGGCTGGAATAAAAATTAG
- the pepF gene encoding oligoendopeptidase F translates to MSRVFATALLIVCTCLQVVAQENYQTREEIPAKYKWNFSDIYANWEAWEADFKAISEDMEKIQSFKGKLGESSDNLAKLLAVQEDLMKKAYKVYQFVSFQSTVDQRNMDLMARLQRVQLMFAQFGVTTAWISPEMIQIPEATMKKWLASNPALKDHKFDLMDMYRLQKHVLTEEMEKLLSYYSQVNGTAGNIFKALSTADMEFKEVELSDGKKVKITPGVYSQITTNNLNQDDRRIAYEAMYDVYYKNKNTYAAIYNGIVQANWASARARNYESCLDAELEGNNIPKDVYLNLINTVKENTAPVRKYIELRKKVLGLEKYYGFDGSISLTDFNKNYPYEDAVKEVIESVLPLGKDYQAKLKNATESGWLDVYENPGKRGGAFSAGVYGVHPYMLLNYNGTLDYVFTLAHELGHTMHTTLSNENQPFATHAYTIFVAEVASTFNERLLLDYMMENTNNPKERIALLTQSIEAIIGTFYAQSMFADYEYQVHTMVEQGKPVNAEILTKVWGDIADKYYGDATEKTKYSNYPWTRIPHFYNSPFYVYQYATCFASSAKLYKDVTEGSKKEKKEALERYLNMLKSGGNDFPMELLKKAGVDLSKPEPILAVINQLDQLVDQLAVELEKIEK, encoded by the coding sequence ATGAGTAGAGTTTTTGCAACAGCTCTTCTTATTGTTTGTACCTGTCTGCAAGTAGTTGCGCAGGAAAATTATCAAACAAGAGAAGAAATTCCTGCTAAATACAAGTGGAATTTTAGTGATATCTACGCAAATTGGGAAGCTTGGGAGGCTGATTTTAAAGCCATTTCTGAGGATATGGAAAAAATACAATCTTTTAAGGGTAAATTGGGAGAGAGTTCCGATAATTTAGCTAAACTTCTTGCAGTTCAGGAAGATTTAATGAAAAAAGCATACAAAGTATATCAATTTGTATCTTTTCAGAGTACAGTCGATCAGAGAAATATGGATTTGATGGCCAGATTACAAAGAGTGCAATTAATGTTCGCACAATTTGGCGTAACAACAGCATGGATTTCTCCTGAAATGATTCAAATACCCGAAGCTACTATGAAAAAATGGCTTGCTTCGAATCCTGCCTTAAAAGATCATAAGTTTGATTTAATGGATATGTATCGTCTTCAGAAACATGTATTAACTGAGGAAATGGAAAAATTACTTTCTTATTATTCACAAGTAAACGGAACGGCAGGCAATATTTTTAAAGCTTTGTCTACTGCTGATATGGAATTTAAGGAAGTAGAATTATCCGATGGTAAGAAAGTAAAGATTACTCCTGGCGTTTATTCACAAATTACAACTAATAATCTTAATCAGGATGATCGTAGAATTGCTTATGAAGCAATGTATGATGTTTATTATAAAAACAAAAATACTTATGCTGCCATTTATAATGGAATTGTTCAGGCAAATTGGGCTAGTGCTCGTGCAAGAAATTACGAGTCTTGTCTTGATGCCGAATTAGAAGGAAATAATATTCCTAAAGATGTTTATTTGAATTTGATAAACACTGTAAAGGAAAATACAGCACCTGTTCGTAAATACATCGAATTACGTAAAAAAGTATTGGGTCTTGAAAAATATTATGGTTTCGATGGCTCTATCAGTTTAACTGATTTTAATAAAAATTATCCTTACGAAGATGCTGTTAAAGAGGTTATTGAATCAGTTCTTCCTTTGGGTAAAGATTATCAGGCAAAATTGAAAAACGCAACCGAAAGTGGTTGGTTAGATGTTTATGAAAATCCTGGTAAAAGAGGCGGAGCATTTTCTGCAGGGGTTTATGGGGTTCATCCATATATGTTATTAAATTACAATGGTACTTTAGATTATGTTTTTACTTTAGCACATGAGTTAGGACATACTATGCACACTACGCTTTCTAACGAAAATCAGCCATTTGCAACTCATGCTTATACTATTTTTGTTGCCGAGGTAGCTTCTACTTTTAACGAGCGTTTGTTATTGGATTATATGATGGAAAATACCAATAATCCTAAAGAAAGAATTGCACTTTTAACACAGTCTATAGAAGCAATTATAGGAACTTTTTATGCTCAAAGCATGTTTGCTGATTACGAATATCAGGTTCACACTATGGTAGAACAAGGGAAACCGGTTAATGCTGAAATTTTAACTAAAGTTTGGGGCGATATTGCTGATAAGTATTATGGCGATGCAACGGAGAAGACAAAATATTCTAACTACCCATGGACAAGAATTCCTCATTTTTATAATTCACCTTTTTATGTATATCAGTATGCAACCTGTTTTGCTTCGTCGGCAAAATTGTATAAAGATGTAACAGAAGGTAGCAAGAAAGAGAAAAAAGAAGCTTTAGAGAGATATCTTAATATGTTAAAATCGGGAGGTAACGATTTTCCAATGGAGCTATTGAAGAAAGCTGGTGTTGATTTGTCTAAACCAGAACCAATTTTAGCCGTAATCAATCAGTTAGATCAGTTGGTAGATCAGCTGGCTGTTGAGCTTGAGAAAATTGAGAAATAA
- a CDS encoding NUDIX hydrolase, producing MDFRKIPNISVDCVVLGFDTSCINILLSKRKLQMYDEKYPIIDDWVLTGDHVFKSERLDESAVRIFKGLTGLEKVYKKQFRTFGNPERIKNEKDLLWVKSLGVNPRTMSVAYYFLLPAQLIELKDDNTSWFPVKKLPQLGFDHKEIISRAIEDLKQKVMSEPIIFEFLPDKFTLNELQLAYEAVLDIEIDNRNFRKKAIGKTYIVRLDEKRVGNSKKPANLYVFSKDIYEKTNNKNQIINI from the coding sequence ATGGATTTTAGAAAAATACCTAATATTTCTGTCGATTGTGTGGTTTTGGGTTTCGATACCTCTTGCATTAACATTCTTCTTTCGAAGCGTAAATTACAAATGTACGACGAGAAATATCCGATTATTGATGATTGGGTTTTAACTGGCGATCATGTTTTTAAGAGTGAGCGTTTGGATGAATCTGCAGTTCGTATTTTTAAAGGTTTAACTGGTTTAGAAAAAGTTTATAAAAAGCAATTTAGAACTTTTGGGAATCCGGAACGGATAAAAAATGAAAAAGACTTGTTGTGGGTTAAAAGTTTGGGCGTTAATCCAAGAACAATGTCGGTAGCATATTACTTTTTATTACCTGCTCAGCTAATCGAACTAAAAGACGATAATACAAGTTGGTTTCCAGTTAAAAAATTACCGCAATTGGGTTTCGATCATAAGGAAATTATTTCTCGTGCTATTGAAGATTTAAAGCAAAAAGTAATGAGCGAACCTATTATTTTTGAGTTCCTTCCTGATAAATTTACATTAAACGAATTACAGCTTGCTTATGAAGCAGTACTTGATATTGAGATAGACAACCGTAATTTTAGAAAAAAGGCAATTGGTAAGACTTATATTGTGCGGCTTGATGAAAAGCGGGTTGGGAATTCAAAAAAACCTGCAAATCTATATGTATTTAGTAAAGATATTTATGAAAAAACAAATAATAAAAACCAGATTATTAATATTTAG
- a CDS encoding mannitol dehydrogenase family protein has product MKTSVALNQENLNIMPPNVKTPSYDRDKVKTSIVHIGVGNFHRSHEAYYTNELMERYGVLDYGICGIGLLDYDRKIYNILKDQDGLYTLITKELDGSLSANIIGSIVEYIFAPENQIAVIEKMANPDIKIISLTITEGGYNLNEATGEFDFSNPVIVEDMKNPMSPKTVFGYLAQAMKLRMQRGIGGCTIQSCDNIQGNGDVAKKSLLNYVEKAEPELSAWIKENVSFPNAMVDRITPVTVASDIEKLQEEFLIDDQWPVVCEPFIQWVIEDKFANGRPEWEKVGAQFTDNVVPFENMKLRLLNAGHTILGMLGALHGYKTIDEAARDKDFNIFLKAFMDEEATPTLGNLGNINLEQYKMSLIERFQNIYIKDLVARICLESSAKIPIFLLTTVKAQLQADKNIARAAFIVAAWCKYNDGVDENNNTYPIEDAMSNELIRAAALSHQNPICFLEIEPIFGDLVNNKTFVDAFLLSLEMLRSKKVKDCVKEMNAKLA; this is encoded by the coding sequence ATGAAAACGTCAGTTGCCTTAAATCAAGAGAATTTAAATATTATGCCCCCTAATGTAAAAACACCATCATACGACAGGGATAAAGTAAAAACAAGTATCGTACACATTGGAGTTGGAAATTTCCACCGTTCACACGAAGCCTACTACACCAATGAATTAATGGAGCGTTATGGAGTATTAGATTATGGAATTTGTGGAATTGGACTTCTTGATTACGACCGTAAGATTTATAACATTTTAAAAGATCAGGATGGACTTTACACTCTTATTACCAAAGAACTTGACGGATCTCTTAGTGCTAATATTATTGGATCGATTGTAGAGTACATTTTTGCACCTGAAAACCAAATTGCCGTAATCGAAAAAATGGCAAATCCAGATATCAAAATCATTTCTCTTACCATTACCGAAGGAGGCTATAATTTGAATGAAGCCACTGGGGAATTCGATTTCAGCAATCCGGTTATTGTAGAGGATATGAAAAATCCAATGTCTCCTAAAACTGTATTTGGATATCTGGCTCAAGCCATGAAATTAAGAATGCAGCGCGGCATTGGCGGTTGCACCATTCAATCGTGCGACAACATTCAAGGAAATGGTGATGTTGCAAAAAAATCTCTTTTAAATTACGTAGAAAAGGCTGAACCAGAACTAAGCGCATGGATTAAAGAAAATGTTTCTTTCCCGAATGCCATGGTGGATAGAATTACTCCGGTAACTGTTGCCAGCGATATAGAAAAACTACAAGAAGAATTTTTAATAGACGATCAGTGGCCAGTAGTATGCGAGCCTTTTATTCAGTGGGTAATTGAAGATAAATTTGCCAACGGAAGACCAGAATGGGAAAAAGTTGGTGCCCAATTTACTGATAATGTTGTACCATTTGAAAACATGAAATTACGCCTGTTAAATGCCGGTCACACAATATTAGGTATGCTTGGTGCACTTCATGGCTACAAAACAATTGACGAAGCAGCTCGCGACAAAGATTTTAATATCTTTCTAAAAGCATTCATGGACGAAGAAGCTACGCCTACTCTTGGAAATCTTGGCAACATTAATCTGGAACAATACAAAATGAGTTTAATTGAACGATTCCAGAATATTTATATCAAAGATCTTGTTGCTAGAATTTGTCTTGAAAGCTCGGCAAAAATTCCAATTTTCTTACTAACTACAGTTAAAGCACAACTGCAAGCAGATAAGAACATTGCAAGAGCCGCATTTATAGTTGCTGCCTGGTGTAAATACAACGATGGAGTTGACGAAAACAACAACACCTATCCTATTGAAGATGCAATGAGCAACGAACTAATTCGTGCGGCAGCATTATCACACCAAAATCCAATCTGTTTTCTTGAAATAGAACCAATTTTTGGTGATTTAGTAAACAACAAAACTTTCGTTGATGCTTTCTTGTTGTCTCTTGAAATGCTTAGAAGTAAGAAAGTAAAAGACTGTGTAAAAGAAATGAATGCAAAATTAGCTTAG
- a CDS encoding efflux RND transporter permease subunit has product MLRKFIERPVLSTVISILILILGILGLSSLPREQFPEIAPPTVRISASYSGANAETVLKSVVVPIEEAVNGVENMTYMTSTSSNDGSATINVYFELGTNPDIAAVNVQNRVATVNSKLPQTVTQSGVTTQKVQNSVLLFFSLLTKNEDYDATFIENYARINLIPMIKRINGVGDASVFGSKDYSMRIWLKPEKMAAYGLMPQDIVTALNEQNLEASPGKFGENSNQSFEYVIRYKGKLSNVSEYENIILRSEGNSDFLRLKDVAKIELGAFSYATKNITNGYPSAAMAVYQTSGSNAQEIIQEIERTLDEAKKDFPEGIDYVIPYNTNDFLEASISKVITTLIEAFLLVFLVVFIFLQDFRSTLIPAIAVPVAIVGTFFFLNLFGFSINMLTLFALVLAIGIVVDDAIVVVEAVHAKLDHGAKSAKKATISAMSEITGAIISITLVMSAVFIPVSFLKGPTGAFYQQFAITLAVAIVISAINALTLSPALCALLLKPHNPNEEHKKGLANRFYTAFNTGFDAISERYSNSVSFLTRKKWISGAILIVFLALAGWFFSTTPTGFIPNEDQGMIFCDITLPPGSTLDRTHEVADKVGAIVDEIDVLQEKMFVIGFSMLSGTRGGSKAFAVIKLKNWKERKEDHQKVKAIIGQLFAKTAAISDAKILFFAPPTVRGFGNSDGFEMQLQDKSNGEFNDLMEKSGQFLAALNQRPEIKYAITSFNTGFPQYEMEVNVEKVKEAGISVSSLFSTLQGYYGSWYAADFNRFGKQYRVMIQAAPEDRETIESMNHVYIKNAQNELVAVSQFVNMKKVNGPDVVNRFNLFNAATINGNVNPGYSTGDAIQAIKEVAAETLPSNYGYEFSGMTREEQKAGNQSILVFALSLIFVYFLLAAQYESYILPFSILLSLPIGIFGAISFVKLIGLENNIYFQVALIMLIGLLAKNAILIVEFALQRRRQGMELFKAAIEGAKARLRPILMTSFAFILGLLPLMIANGAGAVGNRSIGTGAVGGMLIGTLFGIFVIPAFFVIFQIIQEKISGAPKPEDTDENEMAITE; this is encoded by the coding sequence ATGTTAAGAAAATTTATTGAACGGCCGGTATTATCGACTGTAATATCCATACTTATCCTAATTTTAGGAATATTAGGACTTAGTTCTTTACCTCGTGAGCAGTTTCCTGAAATTGCACCTCCTACAGTTCGTATTTCAGCAAGTTACTCGGGAGCAAATGCCGAAACAGTGCTTAAGAGTGTTGTTGTACCCATAGAAGAAGCCGTAAATGGTGTTGAAAACATGACTTACATGACTTCTACCTCAAGTAACGATGGATCGGCAACTATTAATGTTTATTTTGAGCTGGGAACAAATCCTGATATTGCAGCTGTAAACGTTCAAAATCGCGTAGCAACTGTAAACAGTAAACTCCCACAAACAGTAACTCAATCGGGAGTTACCACCCAAAAAGTTCAGAACAGTGTTTTATTATTCTTCTCTTTATTAACTAAAAATGAAGATTACGACGCAACATTTATAGAAAATTATGCTCGTATCAACCTAATTCCTATGATTAAACGTATCAATGGAGTTGGTGATGCATCGGTATTTGGTTCTAAAGATTATTCGATGCGTATTTGGCTTAAACCAGAGAAAATGGCTGCCTATGGTTTAATGCCACAAGATATTGTAACAGCATTAAACGAACAAAACTTAGAAGCTTCTCCCGGTAAATTCGGAGAAAATTCAAATCAGTCTTTCGAGTACGTTATTCGTTACAAAGGAAAATTATCGAATGTAAGCGAATATGAAAATATTATATTACGCTCGGAAGGTAATAGTGACTTTCTTCGCCTAAAAGATGTTGCAAAAATAGAACTAGGAGCTTTTAGTTATGCAACTAAAAATATCACCAATGGATATCCTTCTGCTGCAATGGCCGTGTATCAAACTTCGGGTTCTAATGCACAGGAAATTATTCAGGAGATTGAACGCACACTTGATGAAGCAAAGAAAGATTTTCCGGAAGGAATTGATTATGTAATTCCTTACAATACGAATGACTTCCTTGAAGCATCCATAAGTAAAGTAATTACTACTTTAATAGAAGCATTTTTACTGGTATTCCTTGTGGTATTTATTTTTCTTCAGGATTTCAGATCAACATTAATACCAGCCATAGCAGTACCTGTTGCAATTGTTGGAACCTTCTTTTTCCTGAATCTATTCGGATTCTCGATTAATATGCTTACCCTTTTTGCCTTAGTACTGGCCATTGGTATTGTTGTTGATGATGCCATTGTTGTTGTAGAAGCAGTGCATGCTAAGCTCGATCATGGAGCAAAAAGTGCTAAAAAAGCTACAATATCTGCCATGAGCGAAATTACAGGTGCAATTATATCTATTACCCTTGTAATGTCGGCAGTTTTTATTCCGGTATCCTTTCTAAAAGGCCCAACTGGAGCATTCTATCAGCAATTTGCAATTACCCTTGCTGTTGCCATTGTAATATCTGCAATTAATGCCTTAACATTAAGTCCGGCTTTATGTGCTTTATTATTAAAACCTCACAATCCTAACGAAGAGCACAAAAAAGGATTGGCAAACAGATTTTATACAGCCTTTAACACTGGTTTCGATGCCATTAGCGAACGCTATAGTAATTCTGTTAGCTTCTTAACTCGTAAAAAATGGATAAGTGGTGCAATTTTAATTGTTTTTCTAGCTTTGGCAGGATGGTTCTTTAGCACAACTCCAACAGGATTTATTCCTAACGAAGATCAGGGTATGATATTCTGTGATATTACACTTCCCCCAGGAAGTACACTAGACAGAACTCACGAAGTAGCCGATAAAGTAGGCGCCATTGTTGATGAGATTGATGTACTGCAAGAAAAAATGTTCGTAATTGGTTTTAGCATGTTAAGTGGTACCAGAGGAGGATCTAAAGCCTTTGCCGTAATCAAACTCAAAAATTGGAAAGAAAGAAAAGAAGACCATCAAAAAGTAAAGGCCATAATTGGGCAACTATTTGCAAAAACAGCTGCAATTAGCGATGCCAAGATTTTATTCTTTGCCCCTCCTACTGTTCGTGGTTTTGGTAATTCCGATGGTTTTGAAATGCAACTACAAGACAAATCGAATGGAGAATTTAACGATTTAATGGAAAAAAGCGGTCAATTTTTGGCTGCACTAAATCAACGTCCCGAAATTAAATATGCCATTACCTCTTTTAATACAGGATTCCCTCAATACGAGATGGAAGTAAATGTAGAAAAAGTTAAAGAAGCAGGCATATCAGTAAGCAGTTTATTTTCAACACTGCAAGGATATTATGGAAGTTGGTATGCAGCCGATTTTAACCGATTTGGAAAACAGTATCGTGTAATGATTCAGGCAGCTCCTGAAGATCGCGAAACCATAGAATCGATGAACCATGTGTATATTAAAAATGCACAAAACGAATTGGTTGCCGTTAGTCAGTTTGTGAATATGAAAAAGGTTAACGGGCCCGATGTTGTAAACCGATTTAACCTGTTTAATGCAGCAACCATTAACGGTAATGTTAATCCTGGTTATAGTACAGGTGATGCAATTCAGGCTATTAAAGAAGTTGCCGCAGAAACTTTACCATCAAACTATGGCTATGAGTTTTCAGGAATGACACGAGAAGAGCAAAAAGCAGGAAACCAATCTATTTTAGTATTTGCCTTAAGTTTAATTTTTGTATACTTTTTACTTGCAGCACAATACGAAAGTTATATTCTGCCATTTTCAATTCTTTTATCCTTACCAATTGGTATTTTTGGTGCCATCTCCTTTGTTAAATTAATTGGCTTAGAAAATAACATATATTTTCAGGTTGCCCTAATCATGTTAATCGGACTGCTAGCGAAAAATGCAATTTTGATTGTTGAATTTGCCCTTCAGCGTCGTCGACAAGGAATGGAACTTTTTAAAGCAGCAATTGAAGGAGCCAAAGCCCGTCTTCGCCCTATTTTAATGACTTCCTTTGCTTTTATTCTTGGATTACTTCCTTTAATGATTGCAAATGGTGCCGGTGCAGTTGGTAACCGTTCGATTGGTACTGGTGCAGTTGGGGGAATGCTAATTGGTACTTTGTTTGGAATATTTGTAATTCCAGCCTTTTTTGTAATCTTCCAGATTATACAAGAAAAAATTAGCGGAGCTCCAAAACCCGAAGATACAGATGAAAATGAAATGGCAATTACAGAATAA
- a CDS encoding carbohydrate kinase, translating to MKEIVCFGEVLWDILPTGKKLGGAPLNVALRAQWFGNKASVISSIGKDNIGKELTAEMESHSANLDHIQVSKNFETSQVLVHLDKNGSATYEIKMPCAWDDIVLSKNDLDAVKKADAFIYGSLVARSNTSRQTLFELLNNSKFNVFDVNLRPPHYSQKIIESLMQLADFIKFNDDEIFEICANMGCKDKSLEESIRFISERTNTKQICVTLGEDGAALFHNNEFYYNKGYKITVADTVGAGDSFLACLISKLVNNASPQEAIDFACVTGALVASKDGANPIITIEEVVNMMQTS from the coding sequence ATGAAAGAGATAGTATGCTTTGGTGAAGTATTATGGGACATACTACCAACTGGTAAAAAACTTGGTGGAGCTCCATTAAACGTAGCACTCCGGGCACAATGGTTCGGAAATAAAGCAAGCGTAATTAGTAGTATTGGCAAAGATAATATAGGCAAAGAACTTACTGCTGAAATGGAATCACATTCTGCCAATCTGGATCACATTCAGGTAAGTAAAAATTTTGAAACCAGTCAGGTATTGGTTCATCTTGACAAAAATGGTTCTGCCACCTACGAAATAAAAATGCCATGTGCCTGGGATGATATTGTATTATCAAAAAATGATTTAGATGCAGTAAAAAAGGCCGATGCGTTTATTTACGGTAGCTTGGTTGCACGCAGTAATACTTCTCGTCAAACACTTTTCGAGCTGCTTAACAATTCAAAATTTAATGTTTTTGATGTGAATTTACGCCCTCCACATTACTCACAAAAAATTATTGAAAGCTTAATGCAACTGGCAGATTTTATAAAATTTAACGATGATGAAATTTTTGAAATCTGTGCAAACATGGGATGCAAGGATAAATCGCTAGAAGAGAGTATTCGGTTTATTTCCGAACGCACAAACACAAAACAAATTTGTGTTACTCTAGGTGAAGATGGAGCTGCACTCTTTCACAACAACGAATTTTACTACAATAAAGGCTATAAAATTACAGTTGCCGATACCGTAGGGGCTGGAGATTCCTTTCTTGCTTGTTTAATTAGCAAACTAGTAAACAATGCCAGTCCGCAGGAAGCAATCGATTTTGCCTGTGTAACGGGAGCCCTTGTAGCTTCTAAAGATGGTGCAAATCCTATTATTACAATTGAGGAAGTTGTAAACATGATGCAAACATCATAA
- a CDS encoding peroxiredoxin, translating to MGCDTGLKPRKKIQSEQTENSNQQLKEEKTMSSTMVRQEMPNFTMDAYDAATGHFKTVSSDDYKGKWAVVCFYPADFTFVCPTEIAAMNAKYDEFQALNTEILAVSVDTKFSHKRFVETEPILKGLKLTMGADGNQEVSRAFGVLVEEEGVALRGRFLFNPDGVCVAQEVQADSVGRNVNEFLRQVQAWQHATKTGEVCPAGWRPGKKTLPVNTDVEKMTGRVGDYITIEEILD from the coding sequence ATGGGATGTGACACAGGTTTAAAACCCAGAAAAAAAATTCAATCAGAACAAACAGAAAATTCAAATCAACAATTAAAAGAAGAAAAAACTATGAGCTCAACAATGGTAAGACAAGAAATGCCTAATTTTACAATGGATGCTTACGATGCAGCAACCGGACATTTTAAAACAGTCTCAAGTGATGATTACAAAGGAAAATGGGCTGTTGTATGCTTCTATCCTGCCGACTTCACTTTTGTTTGTCCTACCGAAATTGCAGCTATGAATGCCAAGTATGATGAATTTCAGGCTTTAAATACTGAAATTTTAGCCGTATCTGTAGATACTAAATTTTCGCACAAGAGATTTGTTGAAACAGAACCAATTCTTAAAGGATTAAAACTAACTATGGGTGCCGATGGAAATCAGGAAGTAAGTCGTGCCTTTGGTGTACTTGTTGAAGAAGAAGGTGTAGCACTTCGTGGTCGTTTTTTATTCAATCCTGATGGTGTTTGCGTTGCCCAGGAAGTACAAGCTGACTCGGTTGGTAGAAACGTTAATGAATTTTTACGTCAGGTACAAGCTTGGCAACATGCAACAAAAACAGGCGAAGTTTGTCCTGCAGGTTGGAGACCAGGTAAAAAAACATTACCCGTTAATACCGATGTAGAAAAAATGACCGGACGTGTTGGAGACTACATAACTATTGAAGAAATATTAGACTAA